A portion of the Salminus brasiliensis chromosome 9, fSalBra1.hap2, whole genome shotgun sequence genome contains these proteins:
- the LOC140561820 gene encoding uncharacterized protein has product MKRHKSNNTGSGGESPEKEFLTERADSLDSSCVSLKTNASMGQSPDFSGEAGRDPSCVSLRSDASMGQSPDFSGEAGRDPSCVSLRSDASMGQSPDFSGEAGRDPSCVSLRSDASMGQSPDFSSGPVTCDPKQHSTEAALSALTLAEGTEVLHHAINKPVNHVLHISEIHKGSMKNKYKSLFEGIKTEENKTLLNRIYTQLYIMEGESGWVNKEHEVLQMEKTPRRQMQDTSISLSDIFKPLRGPEGGMEDENNGAVNVDSHKKRNSKTNIIDLRTVLTKGIAGIGKTVSVQKFILDWAEGKANQDVELMFVLPFRELNLIKDDQYSLHQLLCVFHPELKDLDPEIYDVCKAVFIFDSLDESRIPLKFEECEKVSDVTMTSSVSVLMTNLIKGDLLPSALIWITSRPAAANQIPSQFINRVTEIQGFTDPQKEEYFRKRISDQDQAQKIISHIKTARSLHIMCHIPVFCWISATVLQRIIKHHHSEIPKTLTEMYSHFLITQTSMKKEKYEENHERDPQKLLESNRTQLLKLAELAFKQLMKGNVMFYEEDLRESGIDVTEASVYSGIFTEIFREECVLNQRKIYCFVHLSFQEFLAAVYVFHCYEIKNMEELQCFKPRSGTWSQGVSVDELLIGAVDKALESQNGHLDLFLRFLLGISLESNQRLLQGLLTDTQSRLDKTNQFIKKIIKTNKHKQYNISAYTSINLFLCLSEMKDQSLTRDIEEYLKSGNRLYPEQCSALAYMLLVSEEVLEELDLKKYNTSKEGYWRLVPAVSACRKALLAGCSLTKESCTIICSALQSVNSSLKELDLSNNDLRGSGVKLLSAGLKSSHCKLEILRLSVCNLGRKACEHLGSALQSVTFPLKVLDLSNNDLQDSGVELLSAGLKSSHCKLETLRLAGCHLTLNSCKILCSALQSVNSTLKVLDISNNDLQDSGVELFSAGLKSSHCKLEILRLALCNLRGKCCENLGSALQSVNSSLKELDLSNNDLQDSGVELLSAGLKSSHCKLETLRLSGCMITQEICSSLASALELNPSHLRELDLTYNYIEKSRLKHFFDLLEDPHYKLEKLQVEHQEMMGRNPGLKKYSCNLTLDPNTANTRLILSEGNRKVKRLRNPQLNEKPVDPDHPDRFEYCRQVLSAESLTGRCYWEAEWKGKEVVIAVSYKGIGRKRPSDDCLFGYNNQSWALFCSSDRFYVRHNNMLTITPAPPSPSKRVGVYLDYAAGTLSFYSVSPVSQTQTHLHTSLSTFTEPLYAGFRVYFAPVSLC; this is encoded by the exons ATGAAGCGTCATAAATCCAACAACACAGGGAGTGGAGGAGAGTCCCCTGAAAAAGA gtTTCTGACTGAAAGAGCAGATTCTCTGGATTCCAGCTGTGTTTCTTTAAAGACTAATGCGTCTATGGGACAATCACCTGATTTTAGTGGAGAAGCAGGAAGAGATCCCAGCTGTGTCTCTTTGAGGAGTGATGCATCTATGGGACAATCGCCTGATTTTAGTGGAGAAGCAGGAAGAGATCCCAGCTGTGTCTCTTTGAGGAGTGATGCATCTATGGGACAATCACCTGATTTTAGTGGAGAAGCAGGAAGAGATCCCAGCTGTGTCTCTTTGAGGAGTGATGCATCTATGGGACAATCACCTGATTTCAGCAGTGGACCTGTAACCTGTGACCCAAA GCAGCACTCCACTGAAGCAGCCCTAAGTGCACTGACTTTAGCTGAGGGAACTGAAGTCCTGCATCATGCTATTAACAAACCTGTCAATCATGTTCTACACATATCAGAAATACACAAAGGCAGCATGAAGAACAAGTACAAGAGCTTATTTGAGGGAATAAAAACAGAGGAGAATAAAACCCTCCTGAACAGGATTTACACTCAGCTCTACAtcatggagggagagagtggaTGGGTGAATAAAGAACATGAGGTTTTACAGATGGAGAAAACACCCAGGAGACAGATGCAAGACACTTCAATCAGCCTCTCCGATATCTTTAAACCTCTACGAGGTCCTGAAGGAGGAATGGAGGACGAAAACAATGGAGCTGTAAATGTAGATtctcacaaaaaaagaaacagtaaaacaaacaTCATAGATCTCAGAACAGTGCTGACTAAAGGCATTGCTGGGATTGGAAAAACTGTCTCTGTGCAGAAGTTCATTCTGGACTGGGCTGAAGGAAAAGCCAATCAGGATGTAGAGCTGATGTTTGTTCTTCCGTTCCGGGAGCTGAACCTGATTAAAGATGATCAGTACAGTCTTCATCAACTTCTGTGTGTCTTCCATCCTGAGCTCAAAGATCTGGACCCAGAGATCTATGATGTGTGTAAAGCTGTGTTCATATTTGATAGTCTGGATGAAAGCAGAATTCCACTGAAGTTTGAGGAGTGTGAGAAAGTGTCTGATGTAACCATGACATCATCAGTAAGTGTGTTGATGACCAACCTCATCAAAGGAGATCTGCTACCCTCTGCTCTAATCTGGATCACCTCTCGACcagcagcagccaatcagatcccTTCTCAGTTCATCAACCGTGTGACAGAAATCCAGGGATTCACCGACCCACAGAAGGAGGAGTACTTCAGGAAGAGGATCAGTGACCAAGACCAAGCCCAGAAGATCATCTCCCACATTAAGACAGCGAGGAGCCTCCACATCATGTGCCACATTCCCGTCTTCTGCTGGATCTCAGCCACTGTGCTTCAGAGAATCATCAAACATCATCACTCAGAGATCCCTAAAACTCTGACTGAGATGTACTCCCACTTCCTGATCACTCAGACCAGCATGAAGAAGGAGAAGTATGAAGAGAACCATGAGAGAGACCCACAGAAACTGCTGGAATCCAACAGAACCCAGCTCCTGAAACTGGCTGAACTGGCTTTCAAACAGCTGATGAAGGGCAATGTGATGTTCTATGAagaggacctgagagagagCGGTATTGACGTCACTGAGGCCTCAGTGTATTCTGGGATCTTCACTGAGATCTTTAGGGAGGAATGTGTGCTTAACCAGAGGAAGATCTACTGCTTTGTTCATCTGAGCTTTCAGGAGTTCCTGGCTGCTGTTTATGTGTTTCACTGTTATGAGATCAAGAACATGgaggaactgcagtgttttaaaccaCGATCTGGAACATGGTCTCAGGGTGTTTCAGTTGACGAGCTGCTGATAGGAGCAGTGGATAAAGCCTTAGAGAGTCAAAATGGACACCTGGATCTTTTCCTCCGTTTCTTGCTGGGCATCTCACTGGAGTCTAATCAGAGACTGCTACAGGGTCTACTGACCGACACACAGAGTCGCCTGGATAAAACAAATCAGTTcatcaaaaaaataataaaaacaaataaacataaacaatatAACATCTCAGCTTACACATCCATCAATctgttcctctgtctgtctgaaatgAAGGACCAGTCTCTCACCAGAGACATTGAGGAGTATCTAAAATCAGGAAATAGGCTATATCCTGAACAGTGTTCAGCACTAGCCTACATGCTTCTGGTCTCAGAAGAGGTTCTAGAGGAGCTGGACCTGAAGAAATACAACACTTCAAAGGAGGGTTATTGGAGATTGGTTCCAGCAGTGAGCGCCTGCAGAAAAGCTTT ACTAGCTGGCTGTTCTCTCACCAAAGAATCTTGTACAATTATCTGCTCTGCTCTACAATCAGTAAactcctccctgaaagagctggacctcagtaacaatgacctgcgGGGGTCAGGAGtgaagctgctctctgctggactaaAGAGTTCACATTGTAAACTGGAGATTCTCAG ATTATCTGTCTGTAATCTCGGGAGGAAAGCTTGTGAACATCTAGGTTCTGCTCTACAATCAGTAACCTTTCCCCTGAAAGTTCTGGATCTCAGTAATAATGatctgcaggattcaggagtggagctgctctctgctggactgaagagttcacactgtaaactggagacactcag ACTAGCTGGCTGTCATCTCACCCTGAACTCCTGTAAAATTCTCTGTTCGGCTTTACAATCAGTAAACTCCACCCTGAAAGTTCTGGACATtagtaacaatgacctgcaggattcaggagtggagctgttctctgctggactgaagagttcacactgtaaactggagataCTCAG GCTAGCTCTTTGCAATCTTAGAGGGAAATGTTGTGAAAATCTGGGATCGGCTCTACAGTCAGTAAACTCCTctctgaaagagctggacctcagtaatAATGatctgcaggattcaggagtggaactgctctctgctggactgaagagttcacactgtaaactggagacactcag ATTGTCTGGTTGTATGATTACACAAGAAATCTGTTCTTCTCTGGCCTCAGCTCTGGAATTAAACCCTTCCCATCTGAGGGAACTGGATTTGACCTACAATTACATAGAAAagtccagactgaaacacttTTTTGATCTACTGGAGGATCCACACTATAAACTTGAGAAACTACA GGTGGAGCATCAGGAGATGATGGGAAGGAATCCAGGACTAAAGAAGT ATTCCTGTAATCTCACTCTGGACCCAAATACAGCAAACACACGTCTCATTCTGTCTGAAGGGAACAGAAAGGTGAAGCGTTTGAGGAACCCACAGCTAAATGAGAAACCTGTGGATCCAGATCATCCGGACAGATTCGAGTACTGTCGGCAGGTTCTGAGTGCGGAGAGTCTGACTGGTCGCTGTTACTGGGAGGCTGAGTGGAAAGGGAAAGAGGTTGTTATAGCTGTATCATATAAAGGGATCGGAAGGAAAAGACCCAGTGATGACTGTTTATTTGGATACAATAATCAGTCCTGGGCTTTGTTCTGCTCTAGTGACAGGTTTTATGTCAGACACAACAATATGCTGACTATTACACCTGCACCCCCCTCTCCCTCTAAAAGAGTAGGAGTGTATCTGGACTATGCAGCCGGCACTTTGTCCTTCTACAGCGTCTCACCTGTCTCACAAACACAGACCCACTTACACACATCCCTCTCCACATTTACTGAGCCTCTCTACGCTGGGTTTAGGGTGTATTTTGctccagtgtctctgtgttag